Proteins encoded in a region of the Alicyclobacillus vulcanalis genome:
- a CDS encoding sugar phosphate nucleotidyltransferase, with protein MVKLVLLSGGSGKRLWPMSNDVRSKQFLRILPRPDGNGLESMLQRVWRQIGEAGLAADDVFVCASKPQVEVIHAQIGEIDVIEEPARRDTFAAIALSTLYLVDVCGADWEEPVVVCPVDHFVDDHYFREIQKLGPMLRREGADMALMGVWPTEPTSKFGYIVPEAPAEGDCFRVKQFVEKPERAVAEELIRQGALWNCGVFCFLPRTLVGILRERGLPTTYEEARRGFDQFPKRSFDYEVVEKLAAIVAHPYRGMWSDLGTWSSLAEQMQSEAVGRAILSRCEDTHVVNELGLPVVALGLKQAIVVATPDGILAADKELAAGLKDVVAPLDNRPMYEERRWGRYRVIDYQLLDDETEVLTKCVELLPGRNLSYHRHKWREEIWTIIEGEGEIVVDDRWQKVAAGDIVRAPQGVWHAIRTESGMQFVEVQRGRGLVEEDIERKYLTWDELAAVLPGIPR; from the coding sequence ATTGTGAAACTGGTGCTTTTGAGCGGTGGATCGGGCAAGCGATTGTGGCCCATGTCGAACGACGTTCGGTCCAAGCAGTTCCTGCGCATTCTTCCCCGCCCGGATGGGAACGGGCTCGAGTCCATGCTCCAGCGCGTCTGGCGGCAGATCGGCGAGGCTGGCCTCGCGGCGGACGACGTGTTCGTCTGCGCGTCCAAGCCGCAGGTCGAAGTGATTCACGCGCAGATCGGCGAGATCGACGTGATTGAGGAGCCCGCGCGGCGCGACACGTTCGCGGCCATCGCCCTCTCCACGCTATATCTCGTCGACGTGTGTGGCGCGGATTGGGAAGAGCCCGTGGTGGTCTGTCCCGTCGATCATTTCGTGGACGATCACTACTTCCGCGAGATTCAAAAGCTCGGGCCCATGCTGCGGCGCGAAGGGGCCGACATGGCCCTGATGGGCGTGTGGCCGACGGAGCCCACCAGCAAATTCGGCTACATCGTGCCGGAGGCCCCGGCTGAGGGCGACTGCTTCCGGGTCAAGCAGTTCGTCGAGAAGCCGGAGCGCGCCGTCGCCGAGGAGCTCATCCGCCAAGGGGCGCTGTGGAACTGCGGCGTGTTCTGCTTCCTGCCGCGCACGCTCGTGGGCATTCTGCGGGAACGCGGTCTGCCGACCACCTACGAGGAAGCGCGCCGAGGCTTCGATCAGTTCCCCAAGCGCAGTTTTGACTACGAAGTCGTCGAAAAGCTCGCGGCCATCGTGGCGCACCCGTACCGCGGCATGTGGTCCGATCTCGGCACGTGGTCGTCCCTCGCCGAGCAGATGCAGAGCGAGGCCGTGGGCCGCGCCATCCTGTCTCGGTGTGAGGATACGCACGTGGTGAATGAACTCGGGCTGCCCGTGGTGGCACTCGGGCTGAAGCAGGCCATCGTCGTGGCGACGCCGGATGGGATTCTCGCCGCGGACAAGGAGCTGGCGGCGGGGCTCAAAGACGTCGTGGCGCCGCTCGACAACCGGCCGATGTATGAAGAGCGCCGCTGGGGCCGGTATCGCGTGATCGACTACCAGTTGCTCGACGACGAGACGGAGGTCCTGACGAAGTGCGTGGAGCTCCTTCCGGGGCGCAATCTCAGCTACCACCGGCACAAGTGGCGCGAAGAGATCTGGACCATCATCGAGGGCGAAGGCGAGATCGTCGTCGATGACCGGTGGCAAAAAGTCGCTGCGGGTGACATCGTGCGCGCGCCACAGGGGGTGTGGCACGCCATTCGCACGGAAAGCGGCATGCAGTTCGTCGAGGTCCAGCGCGGGCGGGGCCTCGTCGAAGAGGACATTGAGCGGAAGTATCTCACTTGGGACGAACTCGCGGCGGTGCTGCCCGGCATCCCGCGTTAA
- a CDS encoding thioredoxin family protein, with the protein MVRANVQGLRQVDTGKETDPVMFRPYPGTSPEDIRTLPERALVFIHTPLCGTCQLARKMLEVVDAAHQGALPLYELDANLAPAAMQTWKVESVPALLYVKKGEIAHVQYRFSDVVHLASSIQPFLTA; encoded by the coding sequence ATGGTGCGGGCGAATGTCCAGGGCCTTCGCCAAGTCGACACCGGAAAGGAGACGGACCCCGTCATGTTCAGACCTTACCCGGGCACCTCCCCCGAGGACATTCGCACGTTGCCGGAGCGCGCGCTTGTGTTCATCCACACGCCGCTTTGCGGCACATGTCAACTTGCGCGGAAGATGCTCGAGGTGGTCGATGCCGCTCATCAGGGCGCGCTGCCGCTTTACGAGCTCGATGCGAATCTTGCACCGGCCGCGATGCAGACCTGGAAAGTCGAAAGCGTGCCCGCACTCCTCTACGTAAAAAAGGGCGAGATCGCCCACGTCCAATACCGTTTCAGCGACGTGGTGCATCTCGCCAGTTCGATTCAACCGTTTCTCACGGCGTGA
- a CDS encoding toprim domain-containing protein, with translation MRTHATSRKVIIVEGKTDKSRILKVLREEVDVVCTQGTLSYEQVENDIVPLQHDEVYILVDADAAGNRLRKQLKRELPNAIDLYTRKSYREVARTPLEHLAKILADAHFEIDEQWLQVRPPRRERLPKTVHG, from the coding sequence ATGCGGACGCACGCGACTTCGCGAAAAGTCATCATTGTCGAAGGCAAGACGGACAAGTCGAGGATTCTGAAGGTGCTGCGCGAAGAGGTGGATGTGGTGTGCACGCAGGGCACACTCAGCTACGAGCAGGTGGAAAACGACATCGTTCCGCTGCAGCACGACGAGGTGTACATCTTGGTGGACGCGGACGCGGCAGGCAATCGCTTGCGGAAGCAGCTGAAGCGCGAACTGCCAAACGCGATTGACCTGTACACGCGCAAGTCGTATCGCGAGGTCGCCCGTACGCCGCTTGAACACCTGGCGAAGATCCTTGCGGACGCTCACTTTGAAATTGACGAACAGTGGCTGCAGGTGCGCCCGCCCCGGCGGGAACGGCTGCCCAAAACGGTTCATGGCTGA
- the map gene encoding type I methionyl aminopeptidase — MQGVITLKSRHEQNLMREAGKVVAGCHEALRSFIRPGIRTLDIDQFVEDFILRHRMEPAQKGYKGYPFASCTSVNDVICHGFPSEYVLQEGDIVTVDMVVVHKGLHADSAWSYAVGEISETARKLLDVTRRAMYIGIEQAVPDNHISDIGHAIQTFVEAEGFSVVRDYIGHGIGRQMHESPDVLHFGPPHRGPKIRKGMAFTVEPMVNVGTYETKLDPDGWTARTADGSLSAQYEHTLIITEHGPEIITKQDGE, encoded by the coding sequence ATGCAAGGTGTCATCACACTGAAAAGCCGGCACGAGCAAAACCTGATGCGCGAAGCCGGAAAGGTCGTCGCAGGCTGTCACGAGGCGCTGCGCAGCTTCATTCGGCCCGGCATCCGCACGTTGGACATCGACCAGTTTGTGGAGGACTTCATCCTCCGTCACCGCATGGAGCCTGCCCAAAAGGGCTACAAAGGCTACCCCTTCGCGTCGTGCACGTCGGTCAACGACGTCATCTGCCACGGGTTCCCGAGCGAGTACGTCCTGCAAGAGGGCGACATCGTCACGGTGGATATGGTGGTGGTGCACAAGGGGCTGCACGCGGATTCGGCTTGGAGCTACGCGGTCGGCGAAATTAGCGAGACCGCGCGCAAGTTGCTCGACGTGACGCGGCGCGCGATGTACATCGGCATTGAACAAGCCGTGCCGGACAACCACATCTCCGACATCGGGCACGCCATCCAGACCTTCGTCGAGGCCGAGGGGTTCTCCGTGGTCCGCGACTACATCGGGCACGGCATCGGGCGTCAGATGCACGAAAGTCCAGACGTGCTTCATTTTGGCCCCCCGCATCGCGGGCCGAAGATTCGAAAAGGCATGGCGTTCACGGTCGAGCCCATGGTGAACGTGGGCACCTACGAAACCAAGCTCGATCCCGACGGCTGGACGGCCCGAACGGCCGATGGCAGCCTCAGCGCCCAATATGAGCACACGCTCATCATCACCGAGCATGGCCCCGAGATCATCACCAAGCAGGACGGGGAATGA
- a CDS encoding DUF429 domain-containing protein: MESLSYVAWLDIEKRKFVLDHYVPLSGSPPVLLPPVPKDLIANGCVAAYGLDCPQGLPKLGSRHQRRDCDREANTPTRKLPEHLSDPYTGPYASLIQVGVQLFAAAVSSGHAQLYGDGRQSHGAKPIIFETYPRKVLKDHFALGSIPSKRKEPHAYVDKVWKALKDSGYTCCGVLRPTVDQVDAMVCAVVAEHVLQKSVRELGEPPIWDAKDRIFREGYIVVPG; encoded by the coding sequence ATGGAGTCCCTGAGTTACGTGGCGTGGTTGGACATCGAGAAACGCAAGTTCGTGCTCGATCACTACGTTCCGTTGTCCGGCTCTCCTCCAGTGCTTCTGCCGCCTGTCCCGAAAGATCTCATCGCAAATGGCTGCGTGGCGGCCTACGGATTGGATTGTCCACAGGGGCTGCCGAAACTCGGATCTCGTCACCAGCGCCGGGATTGCGATAGGGAGGCAAATACCCCGACACGAAAGCTCCCTGAGCATCTCTCGGACCCGTACACCGGGCCGTACGCGTCCCTGATTCAGGTGGGTGTGCAACTGTTTGCAGCGGCGGTCTCGAGCGGGCATGCGCAACTCTATGGGGACGGCCGGCAATCCCACGGCGCCAAACCCATCATCTTCGAAACCTATCCTCGCAAGGTCCTCAAAGATCATTTTGCACTTGGTTCGATCCCGTCGAAGCGAAAGGAGCCGCACGCGTACGTGGATAAGGTTTGGAAGGCGTTAAAGGACTCCGGCTACACGTGCTGCGGCGTGCTGCGCCCGACCGTCGATCAGGTCGATGCCATGGTCTGCGCCGTCGTGGCGGAACACGTGCTCCAAAAATCCGTTCGGGAACTCGGGGAACCGCCCATCTGGGACGCGAAGGACCGGATTTTCCGGGAAGGGTATATTGTGGTGCCTGGCTAA
- a CDS encoding phage holin family protein, whose protein sequence is MRIIGHIVRFVVSALVLLLVSHLVHGFYIHGFWRAVFAAIVITLLGLAMEALFGQRISPYGRGIIGFIASAVVIYVAQIFVHGMHVSVLGALLAALVIGIIDLFIPTSFRRE, encoded by the coding sequence ATGCGTATCATCGGTCACATTGTCCGCTTCGTCGTGTCCGCACTGGTGCTGTTGCTCGTCAGCCACCTCGTTCACGGCTTTTACATCCACGGCTTCTGGCGAGCCGTCTTTGCCGCCATCGTCATCACGCTCTTGGGCCTGGCGATGGAAGCCCTGTTCGGCCAACGCATCTCGCCCTATGGGAGAGGCATCATCGGGTTCATCGCGAGCGCGGTGGTCATCTACGTCGCGCAGATCTTCGTGCACGGCATGCACGTGAGCGTCCTCGGCGCGCTGTTGGCCGCGCTCGTCATCGGCATCATCGACCTGTTCATCCCGACGAGCTTCCGGCGCGAGTAA
- the acpS gene encoding holo-ACP synthase, with translation MVIGLGNDLVEIERIRAAIARRGNAFLARVLSAEELGRARAMSDSARLAEFVAGRFAAKEAIAKAAGCGLARLSMPHVSVRVGDAGLGVTWEPASALWERFGPPGVGPIRLHLALTHAAGLALATAVIEER, from the coding sequence GTGGTGATTGGATTGGGCAATGACCTGGTCGAGATCGAGCGGATTCGCGCGGCCATCGCGCGCCGGGGGAACGCGTTTTTGGCGCGCGTGCTCTCCGCAGAGGAGTTGGGCCGCGCGCGCGCGATGTCTGATTCGGCCAGGCTGGCGGAGTTTGTCGCGGGTCGATTTGCCGCCAAGGAGGCCATCGCCAAGGCAGCAGGCTGCGGCCTGGCGCGCCTGTCGATGCCGCACGTCTCGGTTCGCGTGGGAGATGCGGGCTTGGGCGTCACCTGGGAGCCGGCTTCCGCCCTGTGGGAGCGCTTTGGCCCGCCCGGTGTCGGCCCCATTCGCCTTCACCTCGCGCTCACGCATGCGGCGGGACTGGCCCTGGCCACGGCGGTGATCGAAGAGCGGTGA
- a CDS encoding bifunctional ADP-dependent NAD(P)H-hydrate dehydratase/NAD(P)H-hydrate epimerase, with protein MYLVTSDEMRRFDHDTIQNLGVPAIVLMDHAGRAIAEHVRALRPQRVVALCGKGMNGGDGWVAARWLRHAGFDVTVISSCHPAALQGDARTAQQMAERFGVTWSVYEPGAIRQAAAAGDLSRDGVSPTVIIDALLGTGVSRPAEGVIAQMIEEANATSAYIVSADLPSGVDASTGEVPGPAIVAHETIAMAAEKLGTAVTPGAMHAGRVHVADVGIPVDPAHVRACYVSPAAFGRQFGFRGPMSHKGSFGKVGIALGQMPGASRLASLAALRAGAGLVVVAGSRAEAQLFAPDVVVREGSDPAQLLQDVDAVIVGPGLGILGREARTWLFDLVRAGVARGVIDAEALAAVAHAGQFDPVDGEFVLTPHPKEAARMLGWDVRQVQARRVEAARTLAARSRAIALLKGHRTIIAHPAGRVRVNPTGSSALAVAGTGDVLAGVIGALIAQGLDAFDAAAIGAWLHGKAGECAGEALTDVSVTASDVIARLPDAVRAYRAEVDASV; from the coding sequence GTGTATCTCGTCACGAGTGATGAAATGCGGCGTTTCGATCACGACACCATCCAGAACCTGGGCGTCCCTGCGATCGTCCTGATGGATCACGCTGGCCGCGCCATCGCCGAGCACGTACGGGCGCTCCGCCCGCAGAGGGTCGTGGCGCTGTGCGGCAAGGGCATGAACGGCGGTGACGGCTGGGTGGCCGCGCGCTGGCTTCGCCACGCGGGCTTTGACGTGACGGTCATCTCATCCTGCCACCCTGCCGCCCTTCAAGGCGACGCGCGCACGGCGCAGCAGATGGCTGAGCGATTCGGCGTCACATGGAGCGTCTACGAGCCCGGGGCCATTCGCCAGGCGGCCGCGGCGGGCGATCTCAGCCGAGACGGCGTGTCGCCCACCGTGATCATCGACGCGCTGCTCGGTACCGGCGTCTCGCGCCCGGCTGAGGGCGTGATCGCACAGATGATTGAGGAAGCGAACGCGACGTCGGCGTACATCGTGAGCGCAGACCTTCCGTCCGGCGTCGACGCTTCGACGGGCGAGGTCCCGGGACCTGCCATCGTGGCGCACGAGACCATCGCGATGGCGGCGGAGAAGCTCGGCACCGCCGTGACGCCCGGCGCCATGCACGCCGGCCGCGTGCACGTGGCGGACGTCGGCATCCCGGTCGATCCGGCGCACGTCCGCGCCTGCTACGTGTCGCCCGCAGCCTTTGGCCGGCAATTCGGCTTCCGCGGCCCCATGAGCCACAAGGGCAGCTTCGGCAAGGTCGGCATCGCCCTCGGGCAGATGCCCGGCGCGAGTCGGCTGGCCTCCCTCGCGGCGCTGCGGGCGGGCGCGGGGCTCGTCGTCGTGGCCGGCTCGCGCGCAGAGGCGCAGCTGTTTGCGCCCGACGTCGTCGTGCGCGAGGGCAGCGATCCGGCGCAGCTTCTGCAGGATGTGGACGCCGTGATCGTCGGGCCGGGGCTTGGCATCCTGGGGCGCGAGGCGCGGACGTGGCTGTTCGATCTCGTGCGCGCGGGCGTGGCGCGCGGCGTGATCGACGCGGAGGCGCTGGCGGCCGTAGCGCACGCGGGGCAGTTTGACCCGGTGGACGGCGAGTTTGTGCTCACGCCTCATCCGAAGGAGGCGGCGCGCATGTTGGGCTGGGACGTTCGCCAGGTGCAGGCGCGGCGGGTGGAGGCGGCGAGGACACTTGCCGCGCGCAGCCGGGCGATTGCGCTCCTGAAGGGCCATCGGACGATCATCGCCCACCCCGCCGGCCGCGTGCGCGTGAATCCGACGGGCTCGAGCGCCTTGGCGGTGGCCGGCACGGGGGACGTGTTGGCGGGCGTCATTGGAGCGCTCATCGCGCAGGGCCTGGACGCCTTCGACGCGGCGGCCATTGGAGCTTGGCTGCACGGCAAGGCGGGGGAGTGCGCGGGGGAGGCGCTGACCGACGTCTCGGTGACGGCCTCGGACGTGATCGCGCGGCTGCCAGACGCCGTGCGCGCGTACCGCGCGGAGGTGGACGCCTCAGTGTGA
- a CDS encoding LolA family protein, with protein sequence MRKLTAVLLSLALAGGVVAGCGIPGTTSSVSHKVQTEAQALENKNYQSEAIMTVQMDNNVQKYFVRVSYESKDTYKIELGNADKQINQVILRTPNGMFIVSPSLGKVFRFNGNWAQNQGQIYLYDQLLQRIASDKSVKVSREKDGYAFELPVTPASDVVSKEQVVLSKDLKPQSVTLLDKNGKAAVVITYQSFTTGVEFPKNAFDPQTIAQAGQAAKPTLASDHAFDYIEPPAMYGTKLTDLAQPDPESIIMRYEGGGHHYVLTESALSPGAAGLPSAELVDLYGVPAIYDEAPGTHVANLTWMQNGIQFDLTSNDLSLPELENIAVSTFAEVGK encoded by the coding sequence ATGCGAAAGCTAACAGCAGTCCTGTTGTCGCTCGCCCTCGCGGGTGGCGTCGTCGCTGGCTGCGGCATTCCCGGCACCACCAGTTCTGTGAGTCACAAGGTCCAAACGGAGGCGCAGGCGCTCGAGAACAAAAACTACCAGAGCGAGGCCATCATGACGGTGCAGATGGACAACAACGTCCAGAAGTACTTCGTGCGCGTCTCCTACGAATCGAAAGACACCTACAAGATTGAGCTTGGCAACGCCGACAAGCAGATCAATCAGGTCATCCTGCGCACGCCGAACGGCATGTTCATCGTCAGTCCGTCGCTCGGGAAGGTCTTCCGCTTCAACGGCAACTGGGCGCAGAACCAGGGGCAGATTTACTTGTACGATCAGCTCCTGCAGCGCATCGCATCTGACAAATCCGTGAAGGTGAGCCGCGAGAAAGACGGCTACGCCTTTGAGCTGCCCGTGACCCCGGCGAGCGACGTCGTGAGCAAGGAGCAGGTGGTCCTGTCCAAGGACCTCAAGCCGCAGTCGGTCACGCTGCTCGACAAAAACGGCAAGGCGGCGGTCGTGATCACGTATCAGTCGTTCACAACCGGCGTGGAGTTTCCGAAGAACGCCTTCGATCCGCAGACCATCGCGCAGGCCGGGCAGGCGGCCAAGCCGACGCTCGCATCCGATCACGCCTTTGACTACATCGAACCACCGGCCATGTACGGGACGAAGCTCACGGACCTCGCACAGCCCGACCCGGAGAGCATCATCATGCGTTACGAGGGCGGCGGCCATCACTACGTGTTGACGGAATCGGCGTTGTCCCCGGGTGCCGCGGGGCTGCCGAGCGCAGAACTCGTGGATTTGTACGGTGTCCCGGCGATTTACGACGAAGCCCCCGGCACGCACGTGGCCAACCTGACCTGGATGCAAAACGGGATCCAGTTCGATCTGACGTCCAACGATCTCTCGCTGCCCGAACTCGAAAACATCGCCGTATCCACGTTCGCCGAGGTTGGCAAGTGA
- the alr gene encoding alanine racemase gives MYRPLFAVIDLAHLSHNIQVLKRKLRPGATLMVAVKADAYGHGVRPVVSRLAREGVRDVAVASLEEALEIRAFDRDVNILVLGALTSDACVAAAEAGVEIALTHLSPIGEIPRLPKRLRVHLPLDTGMNRLGVKRVEEAVALARAVAQREDMELAGVGTHLAAADAVHPSHAAAQIERLAAFVQALEEAGIRPPRIHAGNSAALLRDPAWHFDMVRVGIAAYGYSPDPAVLPSPWLRPVMSLYAGVLRVAEARPGETVGYGATFEVARPMAVATVAGGYADGVPRHLSNAGEVLMRGELRPVVGRVCMDQLMVDVTDLDVRAGDVVTLFGYEAPDAWRDGWWGRIPAGERMARVQESYRIASNQGERRVLSLDRLAERAQTIPYEILCRVHRRVPRIVCD, from the coding sequence ATGTACCGGCCACTGTTTGCCGTGATCGATCTCGCCCATCTATCCCACAATATCCAAGTTCTCAAACGCAAATTGCGCCCAGGCGCGACGCTCATGGTGGCGGTGAAGGCGGACGCGTACGGACACGGCGTCCGGCCGGTGGTCTCGCGGCTTGCCCGCGAGGGCGTGCGCGACGTGGCCGTGGCGTCTCTCGAGGAGGCGCTCGAAATTCGCGCCTTCGATCGCGACGTAAACATCCTCGTGCTCGGCGCGCTCACGTCGGACGCGTGCGTGGCGGCTGCCGAGGCGGGCGTCGAGATCGCCCTCACGCACCTGAGTCCCATTGGCGAGATCCCGCGCCTGCCGAAGCGCCTGCGCGTGCACCTGCCGCTCGACACGGGCATGAACCGGCTCGGCGTGAAGCGCGTGGAGGAGGCTGTGGCGCTGGCGCGAGCGGTCGCCCAACGCGAGGACATGGAGCTCGCGGGCGTGGGCACGCACCTGGCGGCCGCGGACGCGGTCCATCCATCTCACGCGGCGGCGCAGATCGAGCGCTTGGCCGCGTTTGTGCAGGCGCTCGAGGAGGCGGGCATCCGTCCGCCGCGCATCCATGCGGGCAACAGCGCGGCCCTGTTGCGCGACCCGGCGTGGCACTTCGACATGGTGCGCGTCGGGATCGCCGCGTACGGCTACTCCCCGGATCCGGCGGTCCTGCCGTCGCCGTGGCTGCGCCCGGTGATGAGCCTGTACGCGGGCGTTCTCCGCGTGGCCGAGGCCCGGCCGGGCGAAACGGTGGGGTACGGGGCGACCTTCGAGGTTGCGCGGCCCATGGCGGTTGCGACGGTCGCGGGCGGGTATGCGGATGGAGTTCCGCGGCACCTGTCGAACGCCGGGGAGGTGCTCATGCGGGGCGAGCTGAGGCCCGTGGTAGGGCGCGTGTGCATGGACCAGCTGATGGTCGATGTGACGGACCTCGACGTGAGGGCGGGCGACGTGGTGACGCTGTTTGGGTACGAGGCGCCCGACGCGTGGCGGGACGGTTGGTGGGGGCGCATTCCAGCGGGAGAGCGCATGGCGCGCGTGCAGGAATCGTATCGAATCGCGTCGAATCAAGGAGAGAGGCGCGTGTTGTCGCTTGACCGGCTGGCGGAGAGGGCGCAGACCATCCCGTATGAGATCTTGTGCCGCGTGCACCGTCGCGTGCCGCGCATCGTGTGTGACTAG
- a CDS encoding type II toxin-antitoxin system PemK/MazF family toxin: MNVRRGDIFFADLSPVVGSEQGGFRPVLVVQNDIGNRFSPTVIVAAITAQIQKAKLPTHVEIKAEKYGLERDSVILLEQLRTIDKQRLTDKITHLDEEAMKLVNEGLLISLGLVDF; encoded by the coding sequence TTGAACGTCAGGCGTGGGGACATCTTCTTTGCGGATCTGTCGCCCGTGGTGGGGTCTGAGCAAGGAGGATTTCGCCCCGTACTCGTGGTGCAAAACGACATCGGCAACCGCTTCAGCCCGACGGTCATTGTGGCGGCCATCACCGCGCAGATCCAGAAGGCCAAGTTGCCGACGCACGTGGAGATCAAGGCGGAGAAGTACGGTCTGGAGCGCGATTCCGTGATTCTGCTTGAGCAGTTGCGCACCATCGACAAGCAGCGCCTGACCGACAAAATCACGCATTTGGACGAGGAAGCCATGAAGCTCGTCAACGAGGGGCTGTTGATCAGCCTCGGACTCGTGGATTTCTGA
- a CDS encoding adenosylhomocysteinase has translation MPQPKPSMIRHPEAYPSGDAKIEWAMAHMPLLGEIERRFSEEKPFLGKRISMCLHLEAKTARLALAIQAGGAEVAIAGSNPLSTQDDVAAALARRGVRVYAWHGATPEEYRSHLEAVLDWEPEGVIDDGADLATLLHRERPEQAARVRGGCEETTTGILRLRAMAREGVLKYPMLAVNDASCKHLFDNRYGTGQSVWDGFMRTTNLMVAGKTVVVVGYGWCGKGVAMRARGLGARVVVCEVDPVRAVEAVMEGFSVMPIVEAAAIGDIFIAVTGNKAVISRDAMERMKDGAILGNAGHFDVEVDKQALADLAVEVRTARPNVDEYRLADGRRLYLIAEGRLVNLAAADGHPVEVMDMTFALQALGLREVMTKSYPPGLHAIPAHMDEEVARMRLATWGMAIDELTEAQRAYLASWNA, from the coding sequence ATGCCGCAACCGAAACCGTCCATGATCCGCCATCCCGAGGCCTATCCTTCCGGCGACGCGAAGATCGAGTGGGCCATGGCGCACATGCCGCTCCTTGGGGAAATCGAACGCAGGTTTTCGGAGGAGAAGCCGTTTTTGGGCAAGCGCATTTCGATGTGCCTTCACCTCGAGGCGAAGACGGCGCGGCTCGCCCTGGCCATTCAGGCGGGTGGCGCGGAAGTGGCCATCGCGGGGTCCAATCCCCTGTCCACGCAGGACGACGTCGCCGCAGCCCTGGCCCGGCGCGGCGTGCGCGTGTACGCGTGGCACGGCGCGACGCCGGAGGAGTACCGCAGCCACCTCGAGGCGGTGCTCGACTGGGAGCCGGAGGGCGTGATCGACGACGGGGCGGATCTCGCCACCCTGTTGCACCGGGAGCGGCCGGAACAGGCGGCGCGGGTCCGCGGGGGCTGCGAGGAGACGACGACGGGCATCCTGCGGCTTCGCGCCATGGCGCGCGAAGGGGTGCTGAAGTACCCGATGCTCGCCGTCAACGACGCAAGCTGCAAGCACCTGTTCGACAACCGATACGGCACGGGACAGAGCGTGTGGGACGGCTTCATGCGGACCACCAACCTGATGGTGGCGGGCAAGACCGTGGTCGTCGTGGGGTACGGTTGGTGCGGAAAGGGCGTGGCCATGCGCGCCCGCGGACTGGGCGCTCGGGTGGTGGTGTGTGAGGTCGATCCCGTCCGCGCGGTCGAGGCCGTGATGGAAGGGTTCAGCGTCATGCCCATCGTCGAGGCCGCGGCCATTGGCGACATCTTCATCGCGGTCACGGGCAACAAGGCGGTGATTTCCCGCGATGCGATGGAGCGGATGAAGGATGGCGCGATTCTCGGCAATGCAGGTCACTTTGACGTCGAGGTGGACAAGCAGGCGCTTGCCGATCTCGCCGTCGAGGTGCGGACGGCGCGGCCCAACGTGGACGAGTACAGGCTGGCGGACGGGCGCCGACTGTACCTCATCGCCGAAGGGCGCCTGGTCAATCTGGCGGCGGCGGACGGGCACCCCGTGGAAGTCATGGACATGACGTTCGCGCTTCAGGCGCTGGGTCTGCGCGAAGTCATGACGAAGTCGTACCCGCCCGGGTTGCACGCGATTCCGGCGCATATGGATGAAGAGGTGGCCCGCATGCGGCTTGCGACGTGGGGGATGGCCATCGATGAGTTGACGGAGGCGCAGCGGGCGTATTTGGCGAGTTGGAACGCCTGA
- a CDS encoding gamma-glutamyl-gamma-aminobutyrate hydrolase family protein, translated as MARPLIGLTGSHEIRQSSVPGVPLQAVMLTDDYARGVEEAGGLPVVLPYLADESRVLELAMRLDGLVLTGGNDVDPNLYGQEPLQGLGTLEPERDRLEMLLVQAMKRAQKPVLGICRGMQMLNVALGGTLYQDLPRQWKGKIQHSQKAPRHAYAHTVKLKPGSRVAECYGKTAIRVNSFHHQAVKDVAPALKAVGWDSEGLVEAIESEGRWPVVAVQWHPENLWREDEGALGLFHWLVEVAASRAADLASSGM; from the coding sequence GTGGCGAGGCCACTCATCGGACTGACGGGATCGCACGAAATCAGGCAGAGCTCGGTCCCGGGCGTACCGCTGCAGGCGGTGATGCTGACGGACGATTACGCGCGCGGGGTGGAGGAGGCCGGGGGGCTCCCGGTCGTGCTGCCGTATCTCGCGGACGAGTCGCGGGTGTTGGAACTCGCGATGAGGCTCGACGGCCTCGTCCTGACGGGAGGCAACGACGTCGACCCGAACTTGTACGGCCAGGAGCCGCTGCAGGGGCTCGGGACGCTCGAACCGGAGCGGGATCGGCTCGAGATGCTTCTGGTTCAGGCGATGAAGCGAGCGCAAAAGCCGGTGCTTGGCATCTGCCGCGGCATGCAGATGTTGAACGTGGCGCTGGGCGGCACGTTGTATCAGGATTTGCCGCGCCAGTGGAAGGGCAAGATTCAGCACAGTCAAAAGGCGCCGCGCCATGCGTACGCGCACACGGTGAAGTTGAAGCCGGGATCGCGCGTCGCGGAGTGCTACGGGAAGACGGCGATCCGCGTGAACAGCTTCCATCACCAGGCGGTCAAAGATGTGGCGCCCGCGCTGAAAGCGGTCGGGTGGGACAGCGAGGGGCTCGTCGAAGCCATTGAGAGCGAGGGGCGCTGGCCGGTCGTCGCGGTGCAATGGCACCCCGAGAACCTTTGGCGCGAGGACGAGGGTGCGCTGGGCCTGTTTCACTGGCTCGTCGAGGTTGCGGCCTCGCGCGCCGCGGATTTGGCCTCGTCGGGAATGTAG